One Mercenaria mercenaria strain notata unplaced genomic scaffold, MADL_Memer_1 contig_3726, whole genome shotgun sequence genomic region harbors:
- the LOC128553349 gene encoding histone-lysine N-methyltransferase, H3 lysine-79 specific-like, with amino-acid sequence MPSRTIYMRTYMQKKRQSDEFKNKDKEYTLQSKHNARQSEEYQKKDRQRSLQSMRNARQSEEYQKKDRQRSLQSKRNARQSEEYQKKDRQRTLQSMRNARQSEEYQKKDRQRSLQSKRNARQSEEYQKKDRQRSLQSMHNARQSEEYQKKDRQRSLQSMCNARQSEEFREKEKENEKMLKRRARLVKEFKLWEAKQRREKRTSDDIKQRELEIQNKSKRKSRSNPYNLEEKELQNSNGD; translated from the coding sequence atgccTTCAAGAACAATTTACATGAGAACTTACATGCAGAAGAAAAGACAAAGTGATGAATTTAAAAATAAGGATAAAGAGTACACTCTTCAATCAAAACAcaatgccagacagtctgaagaatatcagaagaaagatagacagcgctcGCTTCAGTCAATGcgcaatgccagacagtctgaagaatatcagaagaaagatagacagcgctcGCTTCAATCAAAGcgcaatgccagacagtctgaagaatatcagaagaaagatagacagcgcaCGCTTCAATCAATGcgcaatgccagacagtctgaagaatatcagaagaaagatagacagcgctcGCTTCAATCAAAGcgcaatgccagacagtctgaagaatatcagaagaaagatagacagcgctcGCTTCAGTCAATGCAcaatgccagacagtctgaagaatatcagaagaaagatagacagcgctcGCTTCAGTCAATGTgcaatgccagacagtctgaagaattcagagagaaagagaaagaaaatgaGAAGATGTTGAAAAGAAGGGCGAGATTAGTTAAAGAATTTAAGCTTTGGGAAGCAAAACAAAGAAGAGAGAAACGAACAAGTGATGACATTAAACAAAGAGAActtgaaatacaaaataagtcaaagagaaaatcaagatcaaatccATATAATTTGGAAGAGAAAGAATTGCAAAACAGCAATGGAGATTAG
- the LOC128553350 gene encoding uncharacterized protein LOC128553350 produces MFFIVKHFESDREVFLKMYLVFYIFRSMVELNGSEKSDAATPDEGRDDPTGPLWPVPNVASASGPSGMGTDRLFGLSVQGTGKQMGVDACLSEPSGPSALELALIDIDFEQGTGKQMGVDAHLSEPSGPSALNSRLIDTDYKLDDLIDDLLDDLLNDLLNDLPTDMLDDLTSCMQNISCGIPSDLHCETRKETDKTLQFDCTMFTSEIESSVFSVCEPSYVAAPVFNILSRPAGSDVFILGSFHQGENIFSVESRGRQCTLNAMCSLIHANYSRLNCSKDLDNVLLDGDSLYKKTVQELQRTNRFRNFLLNFDELPVHIIIMNKQISVTKLEVISGVCTQQFATMNLPSFYQSLDTAFTKSSYLLLMMGSVCSAVFKKEDQYFFFDSHSHGLTGLSSENGTSILISFHQLQDLVTYMYALYDSMLIDITQQFDLLPVRFSNVYCEPTMCLSEQNVESVNVVAGTPGLNEWKTVTNKRKKKSPSHHSTA; encoded by the coding sequence atgtttttcattGTAAAGCATTTTGAGTCAGACAGAGAAGTCTTTCTCAAAATGTAccttgttttttacattttcaggTCTATGGTTGAGTTGAATGGTTCTGAGAAGAGTGATGCAGCTACACCAGATGAGGGTCGGGATGACCCTACAGGTCCACTGTGGCCTGTGCCTAATGTCGCGTCTGCGTCTGGGCCATCTGGTATGGGTACAGATAGGCTCTTTGGTCTATCTGTGCAGGGCACTGGAAAGCAGATGGGGGTCGATGCCTGCCTCTCTGAGCCCTCTGGGCCATCTGCGCTGGAACTTGCATTGATTGATATTGATTTTGAGCAGGGCACTGGAAAGCAGATGGGGGTCGATGCCCACCTCTCTGAGCCCTCTGGGCCATCTGCGCTGAATAGTAGATTGATTGATACTGATTATAAACTTGATGATTTGATTGATGATTTGCTTGATGACTTGCTAAATGATTTACTGAATGATTTGCCAACTGATATGCTTGATGATTTAACAAGCTGtatgcaaaatatttcttgtggCATACCAAGTGACTTGCATTGTGAAACCAGAAAGGAAACTGATAAAACTCTCCAGTTTGATTGTACTATGTTTACATCTGAAATAGAATCATCTGTTTTCTCTGTTTGTGAACCGTCATATGTTGCTGCACCAGTTTTCAATATACTCTCAAGACCAGCAGGTTCTGATGTATTTATCCTGGGCTcatttcatcaaggtgaaaatattttcagtgtagAGTCACGTGGCAGGCAGTGCACATTAAATGCTATGTGTTCCTTGATTCATGCTAATTATTCAAGGTTGAATTGCAGCAAAGACTTGGATAATGTTCTTTTAGATGGGGATTcattatataagaaaactgtACAAGAGCTCCAAAGAACAAACAGATTTAGGAAtttcctgttaaattttgatgaaCTTCCAGTCCATATTATTATCATGaataaacagatttctgttaccaAGTTAGAGGTCATCTCTGGTGTTTGCACACAGCAGTTTGCTACAATGAATTTGCCTTCTTTTTATCAGTCATTGGATACTGCATTTACCAAGTCCTCTTACTTGCTACTTATGATGGGATCAGTTTGTTCAGCTGTGTTTAAGAAGGAAGaccaatatttcttttttgattcACATTCACATGGTCTAACTGGGTTGTCCTCAGAAAATGGAACATCAATACTTATTTCGTTTCATCAGTTACAAGATcttgttacatacatgtatgccTTGTATGACAGTATGTTGATCGACATAACACAGCAATTTGACTTATTGCCTGTACGTTTTTCCAATGTTTATTGTGAACCAACAATGTGTTTAAGTGAACAGAATGTTGAATCAGTCAATGTTGTTGCTGGCACTCCTGGCTTAAATGAATGGAAAACTGTGACAAATAAGAGGAAAAAGAAGTCTCCTAGTCATCATAGTACTGCTTGA